A window from Rhinolophus sinicus isolate RSC01 linkage group LG01, ASM3656204v1, whole genome shotgun sequence encodes these proteins:
- the SNORC gene encoding protein SNORC isoform X2 — protein MAFRQALRVVLLLLSGVLAPAVLTAEGPQEPAPTLWNEPAELPSGEGPVETTSPAREPAATGPPAPTAAPSPEDSTAREHLDQGGGSLGPGAIAAIVIAALLATCVVLALVVVALRKFSAS, from the exons ATGGCATTCCGTCAGGCCCTGCGCGTGGTGCTGCTGCTCCTCTCCGGGGTCCTGGCTCCTGCCGTGCTCACAG CCGAGGGCCCGCAGGAGCCCGCACCCACCCTGTGGAACGAGCCCGCCGAGCTGCCGTCGGGAGAAGGCCCAGTGGAGACCACCAGCCCCGCCCGGGAGCCCGCGGCCACCGGTCCCCCGGCCCCCACCGCCGCACCGAGTCCGGAGGACAGCACCGCGAGGGAGCATCTGGATCAGGGCGGCG GCTCGCTGGGGCCCGGTGCCATCGCGGCCATCGTCATCGCCGCCCTGCTGGCCACCTGCGTGGTGCTGGCGCTCGTGGTCGTCGCGCTGAGAAAGTTTTCAGCCTCTTGA